In the genome of Panthera uncia isolate 11264 chromosome B3 unlocalized genomic scaffold, Puncia_PCG_1.0 HiC_scaffold_1, whole genome shotgun sequence, one region contains:
- the HOMEZ gene encoding homeobox and leucine zipper protein Homez isoform X2 yields the protein MVRGWEPPPGPDRAISEGHKSESTMPPNKEASSLNSSPAGLICLPPISEELQLVWTQAAQTSELDGNEHLLQTFSYFPYPSLADIALLCLRYGLQMEKVKTWFMAQRLRCGISWSSEEIEETRARVVYHRDQLHFKSLLSFTHHAGRPPEEVPPSPVPPPEQMGLGIVPLTLSEPTQMKGLKVEPEESSELLSHQKAKEPLMAPGSGTFSHQSDFWQDLQSSGLSKEQAGKGPNQSHGLGSASWNHSTAVHQPRARDKPPPISLLASSCKQESASIMTPSSSSTSSTFQVLANGATATSKPLQSLGCISQPLSPNEQALPPHLEPAWPQGLRHNSVPGRVGPAEYLSPDMQRQRKTKRKTKEQLAILKSFFLQCQWARREDYHKLEQITGLPRPEIIQWFGDTRYALKHGQLKWFRDNAVPGAPSFQDPAIPTPPPSTRSLNEWAETPPLPNPPPPPDIRPLERYWAAHQQLRESDIPQLSQASRLSTQQVLDWFDSRLPEPAEVVVCLDEEEEEEEEELPEDDEDEEEEEEEDDDEDDDVIIQD from the exons ATGGTGCGAGGCTGGGAGCCGCCGCCCGGGCCGGACCGCG CTATCTCTGAAGGGCACAAGTCAGAAAGCACCATGCCTCCTAATAAAGAGGCCAGCAGTCTTAATAGCTCCCCTGCGGGGCTCATCTGCCTCCCTCCAATCTCCGAGGAGCTACAGCTTGTGTGGACCCAGGCAGCCCAGACCAGTGAGCTGGATGGCAATGAACACTTGCTACAAACCTTCAGCTACTTTCCCTATCCCAGTCTAGCAGACATTGCTCTTCTCTGCTTACGCTATGGGCTGCAGATGGAAAAAGTCAAGACTTGGTTCATGGCCCAGCGCCTCCGCTGTGGCATTAGTTGGTCATCTgaagaaatagaagagactcGAGCCCGAGTGGTCTACCATCGGGACCAGCTCCATTTCAAATCCCTTCTCTCTTTTACTCATCACGCAGGGCGGCCCCCTGAGGAGGTGCCTCCTTCTCCAGTGCCACCTCCAGAACAAATGGGTCTTGGAATAGTGCCCTTGACTCTTAGCGAGCCTACCCAGATGAAAGGATTGAAGGTAGAGCCTGAGGAGTCCTCAGAGCTGCTGAGTCACCAGAAAGCAAAGGAACCCCTGATGGCACCTGGCAGTGGGACATTCTCCCACCAATCAGATTTTTGGCAGGATCTTCAAAGCAGTGGCCTCTCTAAGGAGCAGGCAGGCAAGGGTCCCAATCAGTCACATGGCCTAGGTTCTGCTTCCTGGAACCACTCCACAGCTGTCCACCAGCCACGTGCTCGGGATAAGCCCCCACCAATCTCATTACTTGCCAGTAGTTGTAAGCAGGAGTCAGCATCTATTATgactccttcttcttcctctaccTCTTCCACTTTCCAGGTACTGGCTAATGGAGCTACTGCCACCTCTAAACCCCTCCAGTCATTGGGCTGTATCTCACAGCCACTGTCACCCAATGAACAGGCACTGCCCCCACATCTGGAGCCAGCCTGGCCCCAGGGGCTAAGACATAACTCAGTACCAGGTAGGGTTGGCCCTGCAGAGTACCTTTCCCCAGATATGCAACGCCAGCGAAAGACCAAGCGCAAAACCAAAGAGCAGCTGGCTATcctcaaatctttctttttacaGTGCCAATGGGCACGGCGTGAGGATTACCATAAATTAGAACAGATCACTGGCTTACCTCGGCCTGAGATTATTCAGTGGTTTGGTGACACACGCTATGCTTTGAAGCATGGGCAACTAAAATGGTTTCGGGACAACGCAGTACCTGGTGCCCCTAGTTTCCAGGACCCAGCAATTCCCACACCCCCACCTTCAACCCGCTCCTTGAATGAATGGGCTGAGACACCACCTTTGccaaaccccccacccccaccggatATACGACCCTTGGAGAGGTACTGGGCAGCCCACCAACAGCTTCGGGAAAGTGATATCCCTCAACTGAGTCAGGCATCAAGGCTTAGCACCCAGCAGGTACTGGATTGGTTTGACTCTCGTTTACCTGAGCCAGCTGAGGTGGTGGTTTGTCTagatgaagaagaggaggaggaggaggaggaactgCCAGAAGATGAtgaggatgaagaggaggaggaggaggaagatgatgaCGAGGATGATGATGTGATCATACAagactga
- the HOMEZ gene encoding homeobox and leucine zipper protein Homez isoform X1 → MSLQSTHTYIVKPDRLKGRVSMKSRHPRRAISEGHKSESTMPPNKEASSLNSSPAGLICLPPISEELQLVWTQAAQTSELDGNEHLLQTFSYFPYPSLADIALLCLRYGLQMEKVKTWFMAQRLRCGISWSSEEIEETRARVVYHRDQLHFKSLLSFTHHAGRPPEEVPPSPVPPPEQMGLGIVPLTLSEPTQMKGLKVEPEESSELLSHQKAKEPLMAPGSGTFSHQSDFWQDLQSSGLSKEQAGKGPNQSHGLGSASWNHSTAVHQPRARDKPPPISLLASSCKQESASIMTPSSSSTSSTFQVLANGATATSKPLQSLGCISQPLSPNEQALPPHLEPAWPQGLRHNSVPGRVGPAEYLSPDMQRQRKTKRKTKEQLAILKSFFLQCQWARREDYHKLEQITGLPRPEIIQWFGDTRYALKHGQLKWFRDNAVPGAPSFQDPAIPTPPPSTRSLNEWAETPPLPNPPPPPDIRPLERYWAAHQQLRESDIPQLSQASRLSTQQVLDWFDSRLPEPAEVVVCLDEEEEEEEEELPEDDEDEEEEEEEDDDEDDDVIIQD, encoded by the exons ATGTCACTGCAGAGCACCCATACTTATATTGTGAAACCAGATAGGCTAAAGGGTAGAGTCAGCATGAAGAGCAGACACCCAAGGAGAG CTATCTCTGAAGGGCACAAGTCAGAAAGCACCATGCCTCCTAATAAAGAGGCCAGCAGTCTTAATAGCTCCCCTGCGGGGCTCATCTGCCTCCCTCCAATCTCCGAGGAGCTACAGCTTGTGTGGACCCAGGCAGCCCAGACCAGTGAGCTGGATGGCAATGAACACTTGCTACAAACCTTCAGCTACTTTCCCTATCCCAGTCTAGCAGACATTGCTCTTCTCTGCTTACGCTATGGGCTGCAGATGGAAAAAGTCAAGACTTGGTTCATGGCCCAGCGCCTCCGCTGTGGCATTAGTTGGTCATCTgaagaaatagaagagactcGAGCCCGAGTGGTCTACCATCGGGACCAGCTCCATTTCAAATCCCTTCTCTCTTTTACTCATCACGCAGGGCGGCCCCCTGAGGAGGTGCCTCCTTCTCCAGTGCCACCTCCAGAACAAATGGGTCTTGGAATAGTGCCCTTGACTCTTAGCGAGCCTACCCAGATGAAAGGATTGAAGGTAGAGCCTGAGGAGTCCTCAGAGCTGCTGAGTCACCAGAAAGCAAAGGAACCCCTGATGGCACCTGGCAGTGGGACATTCTCCCACCAATCAGATTTTTGGCAGGATCTTCAAAGCAGTGGCCTCTCTAAGGAGCAGGCAGGCAAGGGTCCCAATCAGTCACATGGCCTAGGTTCTGCTTCCTGGAACCACTCCACAGCTGTCCACCAGCCACGTGCTCGGGATAAGCCCCCACCAATCTCATTACTTGCCAGTAGTTGTAAGCAGGAGTCAGCATCTATTATgactccttcttcttcctctaccTCTTCCACTTTCCAGGTACTGGCTAATGGAGCTACTGCCACCTCTAAACCCCTCCAGTCATTGGGCTGTATCTCACAGCCACTGTCACCCAATGAACAGGCACTGCCCCCACATCTGGAGCCAGCCTGGCCCCAGGGGCTAAGACATAACTCAGTACCAGGTAGGGTTGGCCCTGCAGAGTACCTTTCCCCAGATATGCAACGCCAGCGAAAGACCAAGCGCAAAACCAAAGAGCAGCTGGCTATcctcaaatctttctttttacaGTGCCAATGGGCACGGCGTGAGGATTACCATAAATTAGAACAGATCACTGGCTTACCTCGGCCTGAGATTATTCAGTGGTTTGGTGACACACGCTATGCTTTGAAGCATGGGCAACTAAAATGGTTTCGGGACAACGCAGTACCTGGTGCCCCTAGTTTCCAGGACCCAGCAATTCCCACACCCCCACCTTCAACCCGCTCCTTGAATGAATGGGCTGAGACACCACCTTTGccaaaccccccacccccaccggatATACGACCCTTGGAGAGGTACTGGGCAGCCCACCAACAGCTTCGGGAAAGTGATATCCCTCAACTGAGTCAGGCATCAAGGCTTAGCACCCAGCAGGTACTGGATTGGTTTGACTCTCGTTTACCTGAGCCAGCTGAGGTGGTGGTTTGTCTagatgaagaagaggaggaggaggaggaggaactgCCAGAAGATGAtgaggatgaagaggaggaggaggaggaagatgatgaCGAGGATGATGATGTGATCATACAagactga
- the HOMEZ gene encoding homeobox and leucine zipper protein Homez isoform X3, protein MPPNKEASSLNSSPAGLICLPPISEELQLVWTQAAQTSELDGNEHLLQTFSYFPYPSLADIALLCLRYGLQMEKVKTWFMAQRLRCGISWSSEEIEETRARVVYHRDQLHFKSLLSFTHHAGRPPEEVPPSPVPPPEQMGLGIVPLTLSEPTQMKGLKVEPEESSELLSHQKAKEPLMAPGSGTFSHQSDFWQDLQSSGLSKEQAGKGPNQSHGLGSASWNHSTAVHQPRARDKPPPISLLASSCKQESASIMTPSSSSTSSTFQVLANGATATSKPLQSLGCISQPLSPNEQALPPHLEPAWPQGLRHNSVPGRVGPAEYLSPDMQRQRKTKRKTKEQLAILKSFFLQCQWARREDYHKLEQITGLPRPEIIQWFGDTRYALKHGQLKWFRDNAVPGAPSFQDPAIPTPPPSTRSLNEWAETPPLPNPPPPPDIRPLERYWAAHQQLRESDIPQLSQASRLSTQQVLDWFDSRLPEPAEVVVCLDEEEEEEEEELPEDDEDEEEEEEEDDDEDDDVIIQD, encoded by the coding sequence ATGCCTCCTAATAAAGAGGCCAGCAGTCTTAATAGCTCCCCTGCGGGGCTCATCTGCCTCCCTCCAATCTCCGAGGAGCTACAGCTTGTGTGGACCCAGGCAGCCCAGACCAGTGAGCTGGATGGCAATGAACACTTGCTACAAACCTTCAGCTACTTTCCCTATCCCAGTCTAGCAGACATTGCTCTTCTCTGCTTACGCTATGGGCTGCAGATGGAAAAAGTCAAGACTTGGTTCATGGCCCAGCGCCTCCGCTGTGGCATTAGTTGGTCATCTgaagaaatagaagagactcGAGCCCGAGTGGTCTACCATCGGGACCAGCTCCATTTCAAATCCCTTCTCTCTTTTACTCATCACGCAGGGCGGCCCCCTGAGGAGGTGCCTCCTTCTCCAGTGCCACCTCCAGAACAAATGGGTCTTGGAATAGTGCCCTTGACTCTTAGCGAGCCTACCCAGATGAAAGGATTGAAGGTAGAGCCTGAGGAGTCCTCAGAGCTGCTGAGTCACCAGAAAGCAAAGGAACCCCTGATGGCACCTGGCAGTGGGACATTCTCCCACCAATCAGATTTTTGGCAGGATCTTCAAAGCAGTGGCCTCTCTAAGGAGCAGGCAGGCAAGGGTCCCAATCAGTCACATGGCCTAGGTTCTGCTTCCTGGAACCACTCCACAGCTGTCCACCAGCCACGTGCTCGGGATAAGCCCCCACCAATCTCATTACTTGCCAGTAGTTGTAAGCAGGAGTCAGCATCTATTATgactccttcttcttcctctaccTCTTCCACTTTCCAGGTACTGGCTAATGGAGCTACTGCCACCTCTAAACCCCTCCAGTCATTGGGCTGTATCTCACAGCCACTGTCACCCAATGAACAGGCACTGCCCCCACATCTGGAGCCAGCCTGGCCCCAGGGGCTAAGACATAACTCAGTACCAGGTAGGGTTGGCCCTGCAGAGTACCTTTCCCCAGATATGCAACGCCAGCGAAAGACCAAGCGCAAAACCAAAGAGCAGCTGGCTATcctcaaatctttctttttacaGTGCCAATGGGCACGGCGTGAGGATTACCATAAATTAGAACAGATCACTGGCTTACCTCGGCCTGAGATTATTCAGTGGTTTGGTGACACACGCTATGCTTTGAAGCATGGGCAACTAAAATGGTTTCGGGACAACGCAGTACCTGGTGCCCCTAGTTTCCAGGACCCAGCAATTCCCACACCCCCACCTTCAACCCGCTCCTTGAATGAATGGGCTGAGACACCACCTTTGccaaaccccccacccccaccggatATACGACCCTTGGAGAGGTACTGGGCAGCCCACCAACAGCTTCGGGAAAGTGATATCCCTCAACTGAGTCAGGCATCAAGGCTTAGCACCCAGCAGGTACTGGATTGGTTTGACTCTCGTTTACCTGAGCCAGCTGAGGTGGTGGTTTGTCTagatgaagaagaggaggaggaggaggaggaactgCCAGAAGATGAtgaggatgaagaggaggaggaggaggaagatgatgaCGAGGATGATGATGTGATCATACAagactga